A window of the Streptomyces sp. JB150 genome harbors these coding sequences:
- a CDS encoding TetR family transcriptional regulator — protein sequence MAPTSETLTADRILEATEEVLRRHGPAKATVVDVARALGVSHGSVYRHFRTKAALREAVTKRWLDRTSGELAGIAADRDRDPEQRLRAWLRALFDAKRRKAGRDPELFATYMVLTRESGEAVPEHIADLTAQLTDIVRAGLGTGAFTTTDPAATARAVFHATGRFHDPAYAAEWEQPGIEADFDAVVDLVVRGLRAKP from the coding sequence ATGGCCCCGACCAGTGAGACCCTGACCGCCGACCGCATCCTCGAAGCGACCGAGGAGGTGCTGCGCCGCCACGGCCCGGCCAAGGCCACCGTGGTCGACGTGGCCCGCGCGCTCGGCGTCAGCCACGGCAGCGTCTACCGGCACTTCCGCACCAAGGCGGCCCTGCGCGAGGCCGTCACGAAGCGCTGGCTGGACCGCACGTCGGGGGAACTGGCCGGCATCGCCGCCGACCGGGACCGGGACCCGGAACAGCGGCTGCGCGCCTGGCTGCGGGCGCTGTTCGACGCCAAGCGCCGCAAGGCGGGCCGCGACCCGGAGCTGTTCGCCACGTACATGGTGCTCACCCGCGAGAGCGGCGAGGCGGTCCCCGAGCACATCGCCGACCTCACCGCCCAGCTGACGGACATCGTCCGCGCGGGCCTCGGCACGGGCGCCTTCACCACCACCGACCCGGCCGCCACCGCCCGCGCGGTCTTCCACGCCACCGGCCGCTTCCACGACCCTGCCTACGCGGCCGAGTGGGAACAGCCCGGCATCGAGGCGGACTTCGACGCGGTCGTGGACCTGGTGGTACGGGGCCTGCGCGCAAAGCCCTGA
- a CDS encoding aldo/keto reductase, producing MTTIQTRTLGTTGPQVSALGLGCMGMSALYGAADRAESIATIHAALEAGVTLLDTGDFYGMGHNELLIGEALRAAPPARREQALVSVKFGALRGPDGRWLGYDGRPEAVKTFAAYSLQRLGVDHLDVYRLARLDPAVPVEETVGAVAELVEQGYVRHIGLSEVGAGTLRRAAATAPIADLQIEYALITRGIEKEILPTARELGIGITAYGVLSRGLISGHFTADRQLAADDFRAHSPRFQGDNLHRNLRLVDELRKIAEHKGVSVAQIAIAWVLSRGEDIVPLIGARRRDRLAEALGALDVTLDAADLAAVEEAVPADAVVGERYAAAQMADLDSER from the coding sequence ATGACGACGATCCAGACCCGCACCCTCGGAACCACCGGCCCCCAGGTCTCCGCCCTCGGCCTCGGCTGCATGGGCATGTCCGCGCTGTACGGCGCGGCGGACCGGGCCGAGTCCATCGCGACCATCCACGCGGCGCTCGAAGCGGGCGTCACCCTGCTCGACACCGGCGACTTCTACGGCATGGGCCACAACGAGCTGCTGATCGGCGAGGCCCTGCGCGCGGCGCCCCCGGCCCGCCGGGAACAGGCCCTGGTCAGCGTGAAGTTCGGCGCCCTGCGCGGCCCGGACGGCAGATGGCTCGGCTACGACGGCCGGCCCGAGGCGGTGAAGACCTTCGCCGCGTACTCGCTCCAGCGCCTCGGCGTCGACCACCTCGACGTCTACCGCCTCGCCCGGCTCGACCCGGCCGTCCCCGTCGAGGAGACCGTCGGCGCGGTCGCCGAACTCGTCGAGCAGGGGTACGTCCGGCACATCGGCCTCAGCGAGGTCGGCGCCGGCACCCTGCGCAGGGCCGCCGCGACCGCCCCGATCGCGGACCTCCAGATCGAGTACGCCCTCATCACGCGGGGCATCGAGAAGGAGATCCTGCCGACCGCCCGGGAACTGGGCATCGGCATCACCGCGTACGGCGTCCTCTCGCGCGGCCTGATCTCCGGCCACTTCACCGCCGACCGGCAGCTCGCCGCGGACGACTTCCGCGCCCACTCGCCCCGCTTCCAGGGCGACAACCTCCACCGCAACCTGCGGCTGGTGGACGAGCTGCGGAAGATCGCCGAGCACAAGGGCGTGAGCGTCGCGCAGATCGCCATCGCCTGGGTGCTGTCCCGCGGCGAGGACATCGTGCCGCTCATCGGCGCCCGCCGCCGCGACCGGCTCGCGGAGGCCCTCGGCGCGCTCGACGTCACCCTGGACGCGGCCGACCTCGCCGCCGTCGAGGAGGCCGTACCGGCGGACGCGGTGGTCGGCGAACGCTATGCCGCGGCGCAGATGGCAGACCTCGACAGCGAGCGGTGA
- a CDS encoding endonuclease/exonuclease/phosphatase family protein: MSVRIATFNMENLFRRPTVFRLPDPQARARLLTDFAELVALLDKREYTSRDKERIAEIILDHRIHAFDPRNPPPITINEPRRTDEIRLYDTSGSGNDVKIEIKAAGRASWVGWAELGQDDLDLNVVRNTGRVVSEVDADVLVTVEVEDRLTLERFNTQVLAGALGRRPYPYNLLVDGNDGRGIDIGILSRHPVTSVRPHLFDTRPDRPAKRLFSRDCPEFEIRLNGTPVVILGNHLKSKFTDDPALRLAQAKRVAEIHRAALQRTPHVMVAGDLNDDPDSETLAVLLDTGLRDVMSHRSYRGLPGTHGTCRTERDKLDYLLLPPSLWREVQHVGLETRGIFADGIKPFDTITSKSEAASDHAALFVDLDL, from the coding sequence ATGAGCGTCCGTATCGCCACCTTCAACATGGAGAACCTCTTCCGCCGGCCCACGGTGTTCCGGCTCCCGGACCCGCAGGCTCGCGCGCGACTCCTCACAGACTTCGCGGAGCTGGTCGCGCTCCTCGACAAGCGCGAGTACACCTCACGCGACAAGGAGAGGATCGCCGAGATCATCCTCGACCACCGCATCCACGCCTTCGACCCGCGCAATCCGCCGCCGATCACCATCAACGAGCCCCGTAGGACCGACGAGATCAGGCTCTACGACACGTCCGGGTCGGGGAACGACGTGAAGATCGAGATCAAGGCCGCCGGCCGGGCCTCCTGGGTGGGCTGGGCGGAGCTGGGCCAGGACGACCTCGACCTGAACGTGGTGCGCAACACCGGCCGGGTGGTCTCGGAGGTCGACGCCGACGTCCTGGTCACCGTGGAGGTCGAGGACCGCCTGACGCTGGAGCGGTTCAACACCCAGGTGCTCGCCGGGGCGCTCGGCAGGCGGCCGTATCCCTACAACCTGCTGGTCGACGGCAACGACGGCCGCGGCATCGACATCGGGATCCTCAGCCGCCACCCGGTCACGTCCGTGCGGCCCCACCTCTTCGACACCCGCCCGGACCGTCCCGCCAAGCGCCTGTTCAGCCGCGACTGCCCCGAGTTCGAGATCCGCCTCAACGGCACGCCGGTCGTGATCCTCGGCAACCACCTCAAGAGCAAGTTCACCGACGACCCGGCACTGCGGCTGGCCCAGGCGAAGCGGGTCGCGGAGATCCACCGGGCCGCGCTGCAGCGCACACCCCACGTGATGGTCGCCGGGGACCTCAACGACGACCCCGACAGCGAGACCCTGGCGGTGCTGCTGGACACCGGTCTGCGGGACGTGATGAGCCACCGTTCCTACCGCGGGCTCCCCGGCACCCACGGCACCTGCCGCACCGAGCGGGACAAACTGGACTACCTGCTCCTCCCGCCCTCGCTGTGGCGGGAGGTGCAGCACGTCGGCCTGGAGACCCGCGGCATCTTCGCGGACGGCATCAAGCCGTTCGACACGATCACGTCCAAGAGCGAGGCGGCCTCCGACCACGCCGCCCTGTTCG